The following coding sequences lie in one Oceanicola sp. 502str15 genomic window:
- the nanR gene encoding transcriptional regulator NanR: MSLPDSHKPDSIKPRKLADEVQDRLLRLIREDGLGPGDALPSERELMARYEIGRPAIREAMQALQHRGVIDIRHGGRPRVAEPSLDGLIGQLGTGVQHLLAHTSSLDHLKQARAALEAEMARIAARQRSETDIGALESLLAAQELATGEPERFLEIDGKFHRRIAAISANPIFETLVAGIFDWMRAFHVEGVRKRGLEQLTLTEHRAILDAIIAGQAEAAAQAMRDHLERANALYHQDHFQ, encoded by the coding sequence ATGAGTTTACCAGATTCGCATAAGCCCGACAGCATCAAGCCGCGCAAGCTGGCCGATGAGGTGCAGGACCGTCTGCTGCGACTGATCCGCGAAGACGGCCTCGGCCCCGGAGATGCGCTGCCCTCGGAGCGTGAACTGATGGCTCGCTACGAGATCGGCCGCCCGGCGATCCGCGAGGCGATGCAGGCGCTTCAGCATCGCGGGGTGATCGACATTCGCCACGGCGGGCGCCCGCGCGTGGCCGAGCCGTCGCTCGACGGGCTGATCGGCCAGCTTGGAACCGGAGTGCAGCACCTGCTCGCCCATACCTCCTCGCTGGATCATCTCAAGCAGGCCCGCGCCGCGCTGGAGGCCGAGATGGCCCGCATCGCCGCCCGCCAGCGCAGCGAGACCGACATCGGCGCGCTGGAGTCGCTGCTTGCCGCGCAGGAGCTGGCCACCGGCGAGCCGGAGCGGTTTCTGGAGATCGACGGCAAGTTCCACCGCCGGATCGCTGCCATTTCTGCCAATCCCATTTTCGAGACCCTCGTGGCCGGTATCTTCGACTGGATGCGCGCCTTTCACGTGGAAGGCGTGCGCAAGCGCGGGCTGGAACAACTGACGCTGACCGAACACCGCGCCATTCTGGATGCGATCATCGCCGGGCAGGCCGAGGCCGCGGCACAGGCGATGCGCGACCACCTTGAACGCGCCAATGCACTTTATCATCAGGATCACTTCCAATGA
- a CDS encoding ribulose-bisphosphate carboxylase large subunit family protein, with protein MSERIEADYLIETPVDPAKAAEAMAGEQSSGTFVSVPGETPELRERSAARVEALEVVGEVAEPSLGGGATGERYTRATVTLSWPFGNIGASIPNLVATVAGNLFELRQFSGLRLRDIRLPKEFGAAYPGPKFGIAGTRALSGVESGPLIGTIVKPSVGFGPEETATLSGDLARAGIDFIKDDELQSDGPNCPFDDRARAVMAVLNDHAEKTGKKVMFAFNLTGEVDEMRRRHDLLLELGATCAMVSLNSVGFAGFLAFSRHSELPIHAHRCGWGYLSRAEMLGWDYPAWSKLWRLAGADHMHVNGLRNKFSEGDDSVIASALSVGTPLWDDKPCAAMPVFSSGQTAVQAAETYARVGHADCIHAAGGGIMAHPDGPAAGVASLREAWEAAQAGVPAAEYAATRPALAGALEAFG; from the coding sequence ATGAGTGAACGCATCGAAGCCGACTACCTGATCGAAACCCCGGTGGACCCGGCCAAGGCGGCGGAGGCGATGGCGGGTGAGCAGTCATCCGGCACCTTCGTTTCGGTGCCGGGAGAGACGCCGGAGCTGCGCGAACGCTCGGCGGCGCGGGTGGAGGCGCTGGAGGTGGTCGGCGAGGTGGCCGAGCCATCGCTGGGCGGTGGGGCGACGGGCGAGCGTTACACGCGGGCCACGGTGACGCTCTCGTGGCCCTTCGGGAACATCGGCGCGTCGATCCCCAACCTCGTGGCGACGGTGGCGGGCAATCTCTTTGAGCTGCGGCAGTTCTCGGGGCTGCGGTTGCGCGACATCCGGCTGCCGAAGGAATTTGGTGCGGCCTATCCGGGCCCGAAGTTCGGGATCGCGGGAACGCGGGCGTTGAGCGGCGTTGAGAGCGGGCCGTTGATTGGCACGATCGTGAAGCCCTCGGTGGGTTTTGGCCCCGAAGAGACGGCCACGCTGTCGGGCGATCTGGCGCGGGCCGGGATCGACTTCATCAAGGATGACGAATTGCAGAGCGACGGGCCGAATTGCCCGTTCGACGACCGCGCCCGTGCGGTGATGGCCGTGCTGAACGACCATGCCGAGAAGACCGGCAAGAAGGTGATGTTCGCCTTCAACCTGACCGGTGAGGTCGACGAGATGCGGCGCCGCCATGACCTGCTGTTGGAGCTTGGGGCGACCTGCGCGATGGTCTCGCTGAACTCGGTGGGCTTTGCCGGGTTCCTCGCGTTTTCGCGCCATAGCGAGCTGCCGATCCATGCGCACCGCTGCGGCTGGGGGTACCTGAGCCGCGCCGAGATGCTGGGTTGGGACTACCCAGCGTGGAGCAAGCTCTGGCGGCTGGCCGGGGCGGACCACATGCATGTGAACGGGCTGCGCAACAAGTTTTCGGAAGGCGATGACAGCGTGATTGCCTCGGCGCTCTCGGTCGGCACGCCGCTATGGGACGACAAGCCGTGCGCGGCGATGCCAGTGTTTTCCTCGGGGCAGACGGCCGTTCAGGCGGCGGAGACCTACGCCCGTGTGGGGCACGCTGATTGCATTCATGCGGCGGGCGGCGGGATCATGGCGCATCCGGACGGGCCGGCGGCGGGCGTGGCCTCGCTGCGGGAGGCATGGGAGGCGGCGCAGGCGGGAGTTCCGGCGGCGGAGTATGCCGCAACGCGGCCCGCGCTGGCGGGCGCGCTGGAGGCATTTGGATGA
- a CDS encoding four-carbon acid sugar kinase family protein, whose translation MSLPGGILLGWLGDDFTGSAASMEVLEFAGVPSVLFLDVPSEDQLARFPGMRAVGVATTARSHAPAWMERELPRVFRFLADTGAKVVHYKTCSTLDSAPEVGSIGKAMDLGAQVVRGPFIPCLLAAPKMRRYQAFGHLFASGPGGVFRLDRHPVMARHPVTPMDESDVARHLARQTGKSFGLVTLEDLEASPEAEVWSFDAMTDAHMAQVGRRVWQAAPLLAVGSQGVEYALVEHWRESGWLGGEDRVESAGPVERMLAVSGSVSPVTAAQIAWAEAHGFEGIELDAAAAVRGEENGAYEAAIAALNAGRDPLIYTAKGPDDPAVARLRAAVPTGGMEEANARIGAALGKVLARLLRQTGLKRAVISGGDTSGHASRELGLFAFTALAPTLPGAALLAAHSDDENLAGLQLALKGGQMGSDDYFGWIKRGGGAV comes from the coding sequence ATGAGCCTGCCGGGCGGCATTCTGCTTGGCTGGTTGGGGGATGACTTCACCGGCTCGGCGGCCAGCATGGAGGTGCTGGAGTTTGCCGGGGTGCCTTCGGTGCTGTTTCTGGACGTGCCTTCGGAGGATCAACTGGCGCGGTTCCCCGGCATGCGGGCGGTGGGGGTGGCAACCACGGCGCGCTCGCACGCGCCTGCATGGATGGAGCGGGAACTGCCCCGCGTGTTCCGCTTTCTGGCCGATACGGGCGCGAAGGTGGTGCATTACAAGACCTGCTCCACGCTGGATTCCGCGCCCGAGGTCGGCTCGATCGGCAAGGCGATGGACCTTGGCGCGCAGGTGGTGCGCGGGCCGTTCATTCCGTGCCTTTTGGCGGCGCCGAAGATGCGACGGTATCAGGCGTTCGGGCATTTGTTTGCCAGCGGGCCGGGGGGCGTGTTCCGGCTGGATCGGCACCCGGTGATGGCGCGGCATCCTGTGACTCCGATGGATGAGAGCGATGTGGCGCGGCATCTGGCGCGGCAGACGGGCAAGAGCTTCGGGCTGGTTACGCTGGAGGATCTGGAGGCTTCGCCGGAGGCAGAGGTTTGGTCGTTCGATGCGATGACGGACGCGCATATGGCGCAGGTCGGGCGGCGCGTCTGGCAGGCGGCTCCGCTGCTCGCGGTGGGCTCGCAGGGGGTGGAATATGCGCTGGTGGAGCACTGGCGCGAGTCGGGTTGGCTGGGGGGCGAGGACAGAGTGGAGAGCGCAGGGCCGGTGGAGCGGATGCTGGCGGTGTCCGGCTCGGTTTCGCCGGTGACGGCGGCGCAGATTGCATGGGCCGAGGCGCATGGGTTCGAGGGGATCGAGCTGGATGCGGCGGCGGCTGTGCGGGGCGAGGAGAACGGCGCTTACGAGGCGGCCATTGCGGCGCTGAACGCAGGGCGCGACCCGTTGATCTACACGGCCAAGGGGCCGGATGACCCGGCGGTGGCGCGGCTTCGCGCCGCGGTGCCGACGGGCGGCATGGAAGAGGCGAATGCGCGGATCGGGGCGGCGCTGGGCAAGGTGCTGGCGCGGCTTCTGCGGCAGACCGGGCTGAAGCGGGCGGTGATTTCTGGCGGGGATACCAGCGGCCACGCGAGCCGTGAACTGGGGCTTTTTGCCTTCACCGCGCTGGCGCCGACGCTGCCGGGGGCGGCGCTGCTGGCGGCGCATTCCGACGACGAGAATTTGGCCGGGCTGCAACTGGCGCTGAAGGGCGGGCAGATGGGGTCGGACGATTACTTTGGATGGATCAAACGCGGCGGTGGTGCCGTTTAG
- a CDS encoding phosphogluconate dehydrogenase C-terminal domain-containing protein translates to MTKVALLGAGGKMGVRLAQNLKPTRFEIDHVEVSEVGRKRLLDEVGVEAVTDGDNAISDADVVLMAVPDRLIGKIAHGFVDKLKPGAAVIVLDAAAPYAGEMPERDDVTYFCTHPCHPHILEVQATEAAQKDYFGGIDAPQGIVCALIQGPEEHYALCEEIAKIIYAPVARSHRCTLENIAVLEPALSETVAATMCMALREATDKAVGMGVPEAAAHDFVLGHLKIELAIAFGIFPEGKFSDGALMAIDQAKSVIFKEDWLDQVFSLEAVKKSVKDICAG, encoded by the coding sequence ATGACGAAGGTTGCTTTGCTCGGTGCGGGCGGAAAGATGGGCGTCAGGCTGGCGCAGAACCTGAAGCCGACGCGGTTCGAGATCGACCATGTCGAGGTGTCCGAGGTAGGGCGCAAGCGGCTGCTCGACGAGGTTGGCGTTGAGGCCGTGACCGATGGCGACAACGCGATTTCGGATGCCGATGTGGTGCTGATGGCGGTGCCCGACAGGCTGATCGGCAAGATCGCCCATGGGTTTGTAGACAAGCTCAAGCCCGGCGCGGCGGTAATCGTGCTGGATGCGGCGGCGCCCTATGCGGGCGAGATGCCCGAGCGCGATGACGTGACCTATTTCTGCACCCATCCCTGCCATCCGCATATCCTTGAAGTGCAGGCGACAGAGGCGGCGCAGAAGGATTATTTCGGCGGAATCGACGCGCCGCAGGGGATCGTCTGCGCCCTGATCCAGGGGCCGGAGGAGCATTATGCGCTCTGCGAGGAGATCGCCAAGATCATCTATGCCCCGGTGGCACGCTCGCATCGTTGCACGCTGGAAAACATTGCGGTGCTTGAGCCGGCGCTGAGCGAGACGGTGGCCGCGACGATGTGCATGGCGCTGCGCGAGGCGACCGACAAGGCGGTGGGCATGGGGGTGCCGGAAGCGGCGGCGCATGACTTTGTGCTCGGGCATCTGAAGATCGAGCTGGCGATTGCCTTCGGGATCTTCCCGGAAGGGAAGTTCAGCGATGGCGCGTTGATGGCGATTGATCAGGCCAAGAGCGTGATCTTCAAGGAGGATTGGCTGGATCAGGTGTTTTCGCTCGAGGCGGTGAAGAAGTCTGTGAAGGACATTTGCGCCGGTTGA
- a CDS encoding 2-hydroxyacid dehydrogenase: protein MSKVIAIGNYSEADLARMKETFDPVFLAETTDLESLDAATREGITAAGFKGHKPFGPEAMDLLPNLGVIANFGVGYDSINVAAASERDIRVTNTPDVLNDDVADLAVAMLLMCGREMEHASQWARSGSWAEKGEYRLNRKVSGGKAGILGLGRIGRDIADRLAAFKMDLHYWSRSEKETPGWTYHDSPTALAAAVDYLIVATVGGKATENIVSAEVLEALGPRGILINISRGSTVDEEALFAALESGGIYGAGLDVFVNEPKIDSRFYDFPNVVIQPHQGSGTVETRAAMGQLQRDNISAFLAGNDLLTPVN from the coding sequence ATGAGCAAGGTGATCGCAATCGGGAACTACAGCGAGGCCGATCTGGCCCGCATGAAGGAGACCTTCGACCCGGTTTTCCTGGCCGAGACGACCGATCTGGAAAGCCTCGACGCGGCGACCCGCGAGGGCATCACCGCTGCCGGGTTCAAGGGGCACAAGCCCTTCGGGCCGGAGGCGATGGACCTGCTGCCGAACCTCGGTGTCATCGCCAACTTCGGGGTTGGTTACGACAGTATTAACGTGGCGGCCGCTTCCGAGCGCGATATCCGTGTGACCAACACGCCCGATGTGCTCAACGATGACGTGGCCGACCTCGCCGTTGCCATGCTGCTGATGTGCGGGCGCGAGATGGAACATGCGAGCCAGTGGGCGCGCTCCGGATCATGGGCCGAAAAGGGTGAATATCGGCTGAACCGCAAGGTCAGCGGCGGCAAGGCGGGCATTCTGGGCCTCGGGCGGATCGGGCGCGACATTGCCGACCGGCTGGCGGCCTTCAAGATGGATCTGCACTACTGGAGCCGCTCCGAAAAGGAGACGCCGGGCTGGACCTACCACGACAGCCCGACCGCGCTGGCCGCCGCCGTCGACTACCTGATCGTGGCCACGGTGGGGGGCAAGGCCACGGAAAATATCGTTTCGGCAGAGGTGCTTGAGGCACTCGGGCCGCGCGGCATCCTGATCAACATCTCGCGTGGATCGACAGTGGATGAGGAGGCGCTTTTCGCGGCTCTGGAGTCCGGCGGGATCTATGGCGCGGGGCTGGATGTGTTCGTGAACGAGCCGAAGATCGACAGCCGGTTCTACGACTTCCCCAACGTGGTGATCCAGCCGCATCAGGGCTCGGGCACGGTGGAAACCCGCGCCGCGATGGGGCAGCTTCAGCGCGACAATATCAGTGCTTTCCTGGCCGGAAACGACCTGCTCACGCCAGTGAACTGA
- the blaOXA gene encoding class D beta-lactamase: MRALLVALLLAHAPAAQAAPRTLCTLVAEAGSGTVLREEGDCTARTTPASTFKLALAVIGYDAGFLTGPHAPVLPFQAGDPDWGGANWTRNTDPTDWLRYSVVWYSQRITHALGAEAITRYLRALSYGNADFSGDPGQSNGLERAWIASSLRISPREQIAFLNGLVTGTLPVSPEAMAQTRAITQSHAVGGWALHGKTGTAYPRRADRSFDYARGYGWFVGWAEKEGRTLVFARLTQAQERTQGSPGNLTRDRFLADWPGLAP; encoded by the coding sequence ATGCGCGCGCTCCTCGTCGCCCTCCTGCTGGCCCACGCGCCCGCCGCGCAGGCCGCCCCCCGCACCCTCTGCACCCTCGTCGCAGAAGCGGGGAGCGGCACCGTGCTGCGCGAGGAGGGCGATTGCACCGCCCGCACCACACCCGCCTCCACCTTCAAGCTCGCCCTCGCCGTCATCGGCTACGACGCGGGCTTCCTCACCGGCCCCCACGCCCCCGTGCTGCCCTTCCAAGCCGGTGATCCCGACTGGGGCGGTGCCAACTGGACGCGCAACACCGACCCCACCGACTGGCTCCGCTATTCCGTGGTTTGGTATTCGCAGCGCATCACCCACGCCCTTGGGGCCGAGGCGATCACCCGCTATCTCCGCGCCCTCTCCTACGGCAACGCGGATTTCTCCGGCGATCCGGGCCAAAGCAACGGGCTGGAGCGCGCATGGATCGCCTCCTCCCTGCGCATCTCCCCCCGCGAGCAAATCGCCTTCCTGAACGGCCTCGTCACCGGCACCCTGCCCGTCTCGCCCGAGGCCATGGCGCAAACCCGCGCCATCACCCAAAGCCACGCCGTCGGCGGTTGGGCGCTGCACGGCAAGACAGGCACCGCCTACCCCCGCCGCGCCGATCGCAGCTTCGATTATGCCCGTGGCTACGGCTGGTTCGTCGGCTGGGCCGAGAAGGAGGGGCGCACCCTCGTCTTCGCCCGCCTCACCCAGGCGCAGGAGCGCACCCAAGGCTCCCCCGGCAACCTCACCCGCGACCGGTTTCTGGCCGACTGGCCCGGCCTCGCGCCGTGA
- the denD gene encoding D-erythronate dehydrogenase: MNILIIGGAGVVGQKLAQALAAKGTLRGKEISRITLADVIAPTAIDAPFTVDTVKCDITDPASMEATITADTDVIYLLAAIVSGQAEAEFDLGWNINMHGTINVLERARALGTKPVVVFSSSMAVYGGDTPDPITDFSSLNPQTSYGAQKAIGEMMVTDYSRKGFIDGRAFRLPTISVRPGKPNLAASSFMSSIFREPLNGVAANCPVDDSFPHYYLSPRKCVENLIIGAEVPAEDFGPNRAVQLPGRMWTIRQCIDAMTAVAGPEAEALITWNDDPVIQEIVKGWRFDLRPEKALRLGMSADDSFEDNIRYYIEDDRP; the protein is encoded by the coding sequence ATGAACATCCTCATCATCGGCGGCGCAGGCGTCGTCGGCCAGAAACTCGCCCAGGCCCTCGCCGCCAAGGGCACCCTGCGCGGCAAGGAAATCTCCCGCATCACCCTCGCCGATGTGATCGCCCCCACCGCCATCGACGCGCCCTTCACCGTCGACACCGTGAAATGCGACATCACCGACCCCGCCTCGATGGAAGCCACCATCACCGCCGATACCGATGTGATCTACCTGCTGGCCGCCATCGTCTCCGGTCAGGCCGAAGCCGAGTTCGACCTTGGCTGGAACATCAACATGCACGGCACCATCAACGTGCTCGAACGCGCCCGCGCCCTCGGCACCAAGCCGGTGGTGGTGTTCTCGTCGTCCATGGCGGTCTACGGCGGCGACACGCCCGACCCGATCACCGATTTCTCCTCGCTGAACCCGCAAACCTCCTATGGCGCGCAAAAGGCCATCGGCGAGATGATGGTGACGGACTACTCCCGCAAGGGCTTCATCGACGGCCGCGCCTTCCGCCTGCCCACCATCTCGGTGCGCCCCGGCAAGCCCAACCTCGCCGCCTCCTCCTTCATGTCGTCGATCTTCCGCGAGCCGCTCAACGGCGTGGCGGCCAACTGCCCGGTCGATGACAGCTTCCCGCACTACTACCTCTCGCCGCGCAAATGCGTCGAGAACCTCATCATCGGTGCCGAAGTTCCGGCCGAAGATTTCGGCCCCAACCGCGCCGTCCAGCTTCCGGGCCGGATGTGGACCATCCGCCAGTGCATCGACGCGATGACCGCCGTGGCAGGCCCCGAGGCCGAAGCCCTCATCACCTGGAACGACGATCCGGTGATCCAGGAAATCGTCAAGGGCTGGCGCTTCGATCTGCGCCCCGAAAAGGCCCTGCGCCTCGGCATGTCCGCCGACGACAGCTTCGAGGACAACATCCGCTACTACATCGAGGACGACCGCCCCTAA
- a CDS encoding PfkB family carbohydrate kinase, whose protein sequence is MSRFLCIGECMVELAQTGPDTYRRGFAGDTFNTAWYARRCLPESWDVSYATAVGTDATSAEMTAFMKAERVTPALREIPDRTVGLYMIATEGGERSFSYWRSNSAARLLGEDTEWLAATFAQAEMIHFSGITLAILAPDQRSRLCNALRSSRATVSFDTNLRPRLWENENAMKRGLTQGASAASIVLPSFDEETALFGDATPEHTIARYREAGAQIIAVKNGASALTLATPEGITEIAVEPVEKVVDSTAAGDSFAARFLAGLAQNETPQEAARAAMALAAKVICAPGALVPDIFQGDPK, encoded by the coding sequence GTGAGCCGCTTCCTCTGCATCGGTGAATGCATGGTCGAGCTGGCCCAGACCGGGCCGGACACCTATCGCCGCGGCTTCGCAGGCGATACCTTCAACACCGCGTGGTATGCCCGCCGCTGCCTGCCCGAAAGCTGGGATGTCAGCTACGCCACCGCCGTCGGGACCGATGCCACCTCCGCCGAAATGACCGCCTTCATGAAGGCCGAGCGCGTCACCCCGGCCCTGCGCGAAATCCCGGATCGCACGGTCGGCCTCTACATGATCGCCACCGAAGGCGGCGAGCGCAGCTTTTCCTACTGGCGCTCCAACTCCGCCGCCCGCCTGCTGGGGGAAGATACCGAGTGGCTCGCCGCCACCTTCGCCCAGGCCGAGATGATCCACTTTTCCGGCATCACGCTGGCCATCCTCGCCCCCGATCAGCGCAGCCGCCTGTGCAACGCCCTGCGCTCCTCCCGCGCCACCGTGAGCTTCGATACCAACCTGCGCCCCCGCCTCTGGGAAAACGAAAACGCCATGAAGCGCGGCCTCACCCAAGGGGCCTCTGCCGCCTCCATCGTGCTGCCCAGCTTCGATGAGGAAACCGCCCTGTTCGGCGATGCCACCCCCGAGCACACAATCGCCCGCTACCGCGAGGCCGGCGCGCAGATCATCGCCGTCAAGAACGGCGCCAGCGCGCTGACACTTGCCACCCCCGAGGGCATCACCGAAATCGCCGTCGAGCCGGTCGAAAAGGTGGTGGACAGCACCGCCGCAGGCGACAGCTTCGCCGCCCGCTTCCTCGCCGGGCTGGCCCAGAACGAAACACCGCAAGAGGCCGCCCGCGCCGCCATGGCGCTCGCCGCCAAGGTCATCTGCGCCCCCGGCGCCCTCGTGCCCGACATCTTCCAAGGAGATCCCAAATGA
- a CDS encoding SMP-30/gluconolactonase/LRE family protein has protein sequence MTLYDDTQCNLGEGPLWHPERGEFFWFDINKHHMHTQRRGQTFTWEFQHFVSAAGWVDRDTLLIASDAALFTFNLTSGEREEIVALEADNPATRSNDGRADPQGGFWIGTMGCQKEKGAGAYYRYYRGELRQLWDNWSIPNCTCFSPDGTTAWIADTPEGKIWRVALDEHGWPKGDPEPWLTLPGETHRPDGAVCDSEGNLWIAQYGHSKVTVHAPDGTELRALPVPGKNTTCPAFGGPELNQLYVTTAIQQDPDPAPEDGCTYLLDPEATGQAEHQVIL, from the coding sequence ATGACCCTCTACGACGACACCCAATGCAACCTTGGCGAAGGCCCGCTCTGGCACCCCGAGCGCGGCGAGTTCTTCTGGTTCGACATCAACAAGCACCACATGCACACCCAGCGGCGCGGCCAGACCTTCACATGGGAGTTCCAGCACTTCGTCTCCGCCGCAGGCTGGGTCGACCGCGACACCCTGCTCATCGCCTCTGACGCCGCGCTCTTCACCTTCAACCTCACCTCCGGCGAGCGCGAAGAGATCGTGGCACTGGAAGCCGACAACCCGGCAACCCGCTCCAACGATGGCCGCGCCGACCCGCAGGGCGGCTTCTGGATCGGCACCATGGGCTGCCAGAAGGAGAAGGGGGCAGGCGCCTACTACCGCTACTATCGCGGCGAACTGCGCCAGCTTTGGGACAACTGGTCGATCCCCAACTGCACCTGCTTCTCCCCCGATGGCACCACGGCGTGGATCGCCGACACGCCGGAAGGCAAGATCTGGCGCGTGGCGCTGGATGAGCACGGCTGGCCCAAGGGCGACCCCGAGCCCTGGCTCACCCTGCCCGGTGAAACCCACCGCCCCGATGGCGCCGTCTGCGACAGCGAGGGCAACCTCTGGATCGCGCAATACGGCCACTCCAAGGTCACCGTCCACGCCCCGGACGGCACCGAGCTGCGCGCCCTCCCGGTGCCCGGCAAGAACACCACCTGCCCGGCTTTCGGCGGCCCCGAGCTAAACCAGCTCTACGTCACCACCGCCATCCAGCAAGACCCTGACCCGGCCCCCGAAGACGGCTGCACCTACCTGCTCGACCCCGAGGCCACCGGCCAGGCCGAGCATCAGGTCATCCTGTGA
- a CDS encoding fumarylacetoacetate hydrolase family protein produces the protein MLPQNSDQAVLAARVWKPGVGPCVVRLEADRVIDITSKAIPTMQALLEQPDPASVARSAPGNFLCTFEELAEASTEAAGPDALRLLAPADLQAIKASGVTFAESMVERVIEERAAGDADRAEEIRARVKSHIGESLSGIEPGSEKAMAVKEVLQKEGLWSQYLEVGIGPDAEVFTKCQPMAAVGYGAAVGLHPMSSWNNPEPEVVLAVSSAGKIVGATLGNDVNLRDVEGRSALLLGKAKDNNASAALGPFLRLFDERFSLDDVRRAHLTMSVTGTDGFTLEGSSSMEKISRDPASIVQQTIGRHHQYPDGFFLYLGTMFAPVKDRDAPGQGFTHHPGDTVSISTPLLGTLTNTVRLSTEAPEWTFGTSALMRNLSQRGLL, from the coding sequence ATGCTGCCGCAGAATAGCGATCAGGCGGTTCTCGCCGCCCGCGTCTGGAAACCCGGAGTCGGCCCCTGCGTGGTGCGCCTTGAGGCCGACCGGGTGATCGACATCACCTCCAAGGCGATCCCCACGATGCAGGCCCTGCTCGAGCAGCCCGACCCCGCCAGCGTGGCCCGCTCCGCGCCCGGCAACTTTCTGTGCACCTTCGAGGAACTGGCCGAAGCCTCAACAGAGGCCGCAGGCCCCGACGCCCTCCGCCTGCTCGCCCCGGCGGATCTTCAGGCCATCAAGGCCAGCGGCGTCACCTTTGCCGAGTCGATGGTCGAGCGGGTGATCGAAGAGCGCGCCGCGGGCGATGCCGACCGCGCCGAAGAAATCCGCGCCCGCGTGAAAAGCCACATCGGTGAAAGCCTCTCGGGGATCGAGCCGGGCAGTGAAAAGGCAATGGCCGTCAAGGAGGTACTCCAGAAGGAGGGCCTCTGGAGCCAGTATCTCGAGGTCGGCATCGGCCCGGATGCCGAGGTCTTCACCAAGTGCCAGCCCATGGCCGCCGTGGGCTACGGCGCCGCCGTCGGCCTGCACCCGATGTCGAGCTGGAACAACCCCGAGCCCGAGGTGGTGCTGGCCGTCTCCTCCGCCGGAAAGATCGTCGGCGCCACCCTCGGCAACGATGTGAACCTGCGCGACGTGGAAGGCCGCTCCGCCCTGCTGCTCGGCAAGGCGAAAGACAACAACGCCTCCGCCGCCCTCGGCCCCTTCCTGCGCCTCTTCGACGAGCGTTTCTCCCTCGACGATGTGCGCCGCGCCCACCTCACCATGAGCGTGACCGGCACCGATGGCTTCACCCTCGAAGGCAGCTCCTCGATGGAAAAAATCTCCCGCGACCCCGCCTCAATCGTGCAGCAAACCATCGGCCGCCACCACCAATACCCCGACGGCTTCTTCCTCTACCTCGGCACCATGTTCGCCCCGGTAAAGGACCGTGACGCGCCGGGCCAGGGCTTCACCCACCACCCGGGCGACACCGTCTCCATCTCCACCCCGCTGCTGGGCACCCTCACCAACACCGTGCGCCTCTCCACCGAGGCGCCGGAATGGACCTTCGGCACCTCCGCCCTCATGCGCAACCTCTCCCAACGAGGCCTGCTATGA